CCGTTCACAGGAGGGCAGTGGAGTTCGCGGAGCGGAGCGGTCTGACCTACGTCTCCCACTGGCTCAATCCATACTTCATCGAGGGTACGAAGACGGTCGCCTTCGAGACCTACGAGCAACTCGGCGTTCCCGACTACGTCCTATCGCCGGTGGGCAGCGGGACGCTCTTCCTTGGCCTTTGGAAGGGGTTTAATGAACTTAAGGACATGGATGAAATTGATAGGCTCCCAAGACTTGTGGCCGTTCAGGCTTCGGGCTACGAGAGCCTCTGCGAGCGCTCATCAATGAAGAACGACACTGCGGAGGGTATAACGATTCCTGAACCTCCCCGGCTTCATGAGATGAAGAGGGCACTTAAGGAAACCAGCGGCCTGTGCGTAAGTGTGGATGAGCTTGAAACAATAGGCGCGCTCAACTGGCTCAAAAGACATGGCTTCCTCGTCGAGCCGACCTCCGCGGTGGTTCTCGCGGCGCTCTGGAAGCTAATGGAATCGGGGAAGATTGAGGGCGGGTCAAGAGTGCTCCTCCCGCTTACAGGCTCCGGGCTAAAGACGGTTGAAGGTATTTAAGGATTGAATCCCAAAAATTGCTGGAGGTGAGAGAATGGCGGAGGTAAGGTATCCGGCTGTCGCAGGAAGCTTCTATCCCGCTGATGACGGCCTTATCAAGATGCTGGAGGAGTTCTTCAGCAACCTTGGCGGGGAGGGAAGCGAGAGACGGATCACGGCCGGAGTTGCACCGCATGCGGGTTATGTCTTTTCGGGCTACACGGCTTCGAGAACCTACAGGGCGATATTCGAGGACGGTCTTCCTGAAACGTTCGTAATCCTCGGCCCGAATCACACCGGCCTGGGCTCTCCGATAGCCGTCTACCCGGCCGGAAAATGGCGCACACCGCTCGGTGACGTCGAGGTTGATTCCGAGATGGCCAGAGCTATAGCGAAGCTCTCTGGCATAGCCGACCTCGATGAGCTGGCCCACAAATACGAGCACTCGATAGAGGTTCAGCTCCCGTTCATCCAGTACCTCAGCGAGCTCGCAGGGAAGGAAGTTAGAATAGTTCCGATAGCCCTCGGCATTCAGGACGAGGAGGTTTCCGAAGACCTCGGAAAGGCTGTCTTTGAGGCCTCCAGGGAGCTCGGCAGGGACGTTGTTGTGGTAGCGAGCACCGACTTCATGCACTACGGCCCAATGTACGGCTACGTGCCCTTCAGGGCGAGGGCCGACGAGCTTCCACATAGGATTAAGGAGTGGGACTTCCGCGTAATAAGGAGAATCCTCGACTTCGACGTTAAGGGCATGTTCAGGGAACTGAGGGAGATGAGCCACACCATGTGCGGGCCTGGAGGAGTCGGAACTGCCATCGTTTACTCCCGCCTTGCCGGAGCGCTTGAGACAGAACTGTTGCACTACACGACGAGCTTCGAGGTCAGCAGGAGCACCGATGCCATCGTCGGCTACGCGAGCATCGTGATGAGGAGGTGAGACCAAAAGCCACATAAACTTTCACTCCTCTTACATGGGGAGGGTCGAAAATGAGGGTTTTAGCTTCCGCTCCCGCCAAGATCATCCTCTTTGGAGAACACAGCGTCGTTTACGGTAAACCAGCGATAGCCGCAGCTATAGACCTCAGAACCTATGTGTGGGCAGGGTTCAACGATAGGGGTGCGATAAAGATAGAGGCCAAGGACATACGCGTTCCAGGCCTTACCGTCTCCTTCTCCGAGGACGAGATTTACTTCGAGAGCGACTACGGAAAGGCCGCTGAAGTCCTCAGCTACGTCCGCCAGGCCATAGAGCTGGTGAGGGAGGAGGCAGATGCGAACGGTAAGGGTGTAACCGTCTCGATAACCTCTCAGATTCCCGTCGGTGCAGGCCTCGGCTCGTCCGCTGCGGTGGCCGTCGCGACCATCGGTGCGGTCTCAAAACTTCTCGGCCTTGAGCTGACCAACGAGGAGATAGGAAAGCTCGGCCATAAGGTCGAACTCCTCGTCCAGGGGGCATCGAGCGGTATAGACCCAACGGTTTCGGCCATAGGCGGCTTCATCCACTACGAGAAGGGGGACTTCGAGCACCTGCCCTTCATGGAGCTGCCCATAGTCGTCGGCTACACGGGTTCGAGCGGTTCAACAAAGGAGCTCGTGGCTATGGTGAGGAGAACCTACGAGGAGATGCCAGAGGTTATAGAACCGGTGCTCGTTGCGATGGGCAAGATAGTCGAGAAGGCCCGCGACGTTATAACCTCTGACCTCGACGAGGAGCTCCGCTTCAGCCGGCTCGGAAGGCTCATGAACCTCAATCACGGCCTCCTCGATGCCCTCGGAGTTTCAACGAAAAAGCTCAGCGAGCTGGTCTACGCCGCGAGGGTTGCCGGGGCAATAGGAGCAAAGATAACCGGTGCAGGTGGCGGCGGCTGCATGTACGCCCTGGCCCCGGAGAACCAGAGCGAAGTTGCAACTGCCATAACGATAGCCGGCGGAACGCCGATGATAACGAGGATAAGCCGCGAGGGACTCAGGATAGAGGAGGTCCTGCCATGATAATCGTCAAAGTCGGCGGCAGCGTCTTCAGCAATAAGAAGGGTGAGCCCGAGAATTTTGACCATGAAACCGTCAGGAACATAGCGAAGGAGATAGCCAAGTTTTATCCCCGTGAGAACTTCATCGTCGTTCACGGAGGCGGGAGCTTCGGCCACCCTGAGGCGAAAAAATACGGTATACGTGACGGCCTCCCTGAGGACTGGGGGACCGCCAACTTCCGGAGGATAGGCTTCACCGAGACCCATCAGGCCATGCTCCGGGCAAACGCGAAGTTTATCCGGGAGTTCGTCGGAGAGAACCTGCCGGCCTTCTCAGTCTCCACGTCTTCAGTCTTCATAACCGAGAACGGCGAGGTCGCCTACGGAGACCTTGAGGTCGTGGAAAGGCTGCTGGAGCTTGGGTTCATCCCCGTTCTCTTCGGGGACGTCTCGATAGACCTCGCGAAGGGCATCGACATACTCTCCGGCGACCAGATCATTACCTACCTCGCCAAGATGCTTGAGCCGGACAAGGTTATCTTCCTCATGGACGTTGACGGAATCTACGACGGCAAGCCTGGCGAGGGAGGACTGATTCAGAGTCTCGGCAGAGGGGAGATAGATTCCCTCCTCGAAAGGCTCCACTGCACCGCCGCCGGAACCGACGTCACCGGGGGAATCTGCAACAAGCTGGAGGAAGCGAAGAAGATAGCGGAGCACTCAGAGGTCTGGTTTGTCAACGGGAAGGTTCCGGGAAGGCTGAGCGGGGCGATAAGGGGCGACGGCTTCGGCACGAGAATTAAAGGGTAACGCCTGCAAAGCGTAAACTTTTTATTTTCGTCCGGGTATTCACCACGGGGATTCGTGATGGGTAGAAAGGCTCTCGCCGTTGTACTTATCCTTGTGATCTTCGGATGGACGTTCCTCGGCATTGAAACGGCCGCCAGAATGGGCGCTCTGAACGACTTCATGGCCGGTCCGGAGGGCCTCTGGGTCACTGGCTCCGTTGTGGAGACGTCGAACGGGTCTGTACTCGTCATCGAGTGGCATCTCCAGAGAAAGCCCCTGGAGCGGCTCCTGAACGGTCGTGATTCGATGTTCCTGTTCTATCCTTTCGGCGTTTCCCTGCCTCACGGGATTTATAACTTCCTGTATGGCGTTCCCCGGGTGAATCTCACGGTTTACCCCTCGGGGAGGCTGGTAACTGGGAGTGAGATGGGATATGATATCTGGTATTACGATACCCCGGGCTTTGCCACGCCCCGCGTTGAGATGGTGAGGGCTTCATACCTCGTCCCCTCAAACGTGACCGGTGGCAGAATTGAGCTTCCTCTGCGGGCGATGAACTATTCCCGCTGTTCGGTTATCCCCGTTGTCCTGGTTTACTTCCATGAGACGGGTGGGCGTGAAGTCGAACCCGGTCACATCAGCACCCGCCTGACCATCCGCCCGGGGCCAGAATATCCCATTTTCGGCAACGGCACCATCGAGACGCTCTTCAACTTTAACGTCTCCAAATGGGTCGAGTTCACCTACTGGGAGAAACGCGGCGGCTGGGTCGAGGTTAGAGTCTTCAACGCGACACTCCCGTGTGAAGGTGGTTGATTGCCTTAACCCCCGCTTCCTTTATTCTGATGTGACGCGCCCTGAACACTGCCAGCATTCCGTCGGGTGGTGCTGTCAAAGTCTTGTTGCGGCTATTGCCGGGGCGGTTGAGAAATTCGGCTGTGCTCCAAAAACCTCTTAACCTTCTGCTCCGTTCTCTCTCCGGTGGTTGGAATGGAGGCTTTTGATAGGGAGGAACTCACTGTCATCAGGAAGTTTGAGCACATAGAGCACTGCCTCAAGAGGAACGTCCAGGCCCACGTTTCCAACGGTTTTGAGGATGTTCACTTCGTCCATATGAGCCTGCCCGAGATAGACAAGGACGAGGTTGATTTGAGCGTCGAGTTTCTCGGGCGGAAGTTCGATTACCCGATTTTCATAGCCGGAATGACCGGCGGAACGAGGGGCTCTCAGCTCGCGGGTAAGATAAACAAGACTTTAGCGAAGGCGGCCCAGGAGCTGAACATACCGATGGGCGTCGGAAGCCAGAGGGCGATGATAAGGAAGCCTGAAACCTGGGAGAGCTACTACGTCCGCGACGTAGCTCCAGACGTTTTCCTCGTCGGCAACCTCGGGGCACCGCAGTTCGCCGAGACGATGCCCGACAGATACGGGGTTGATGAGGCCCTGAAAGCGGTCGAGACCATTCAGGCCGATGCTCTGGCGATACACCTCAACCCGCTCCAGGAGAGCGTCCAGCCGGAGGGCGATACGCAGTACAGGGGCGTTTTGAATGCCCTGGCGGAACTCAAGGCTGAGTTCCCCTACCCGATTATAGCGAAGGAAACCGGTGCCGGCGTTTCGATGGAGGTTGCGATAAGGCTCGAGGGCATCGGTATAGACGGCATCGACGTCGGCGGCCTCGGTGGGACGAGCTGGAGCGGTGTTGAGTACTACAGAGCAAAGGACGAGATGGGCAGAAACCTTGCCCTTCGGTTCTGGGACTGGGGTATAAAGACTGCAATAAGCGTCGCCGAGGTTCGCTACGCCACTGACCTGCCGATTATAGCCACCGGCGGAATGCGCGACGGGATAACGATGGCGAAGGCTCTGGCGATGGGTGCTACGTTCGCCGGCGTTGCACTGCCCCTCCTCAAGCCGGCGGTGAAAGGCGATGTCGATGGAGTAATCAAAGTCCTCCAGCGCTATATCGAGGAGATTCGCAATGCGATGTTCCTCGTCGGGGCGAGGAACGTCGAGGAACTTAGGAAAGTTCCGCTCGTAATCACCGGCTTCACGAGGGAGTGGCTTGAGCAGAGGATTGACCTGAAGGACTATCTGCGGGCCAGGTAACGCATCTTTTAAGTTATCTTTTTAAACTCCATGTTGTATCTATCTTGGGGGCAATTATGGGGAGAGAATCAAGGGTCCGACTCATTGCAGACTTCATAGAGGGCTTTGCGCTCACATGTAACCCCTTTACGATGGCCCTTTCCGTTGCGGTATCCTTTATTGAAGCGATTATTATGAAGTTTAAAATCACCCCTCGGAGGAACGCTTTCTATCTCCTGGGTGCGTTGGTGGGGACCCTTTACTCCTACTATGCTGATGGAACCTGGTTCATGGAGTGGAGCGGAATCTGGTGGATGCCATTTGGTCTCATCTTAGCATCGCTGGTTGGGATACTTGTCGTGTGATACTTGGGAAGAGGAAGCCAGACTTGAAATGCACACCTTTTTAAACCCCTGCCCACAACTAAGACCAACGCAGCCCCACGCCTCAGGAGAGGCCTGGGGGCGTAAGGAGGAATAGACATGATAAAAATCTACACCATTAGCGGTTACGAGGAAGTCGGCAAGAACATGACCGCCGTCGGCTACTCCAACGGCGGCCGGGAAGAGGTCGTTATAATCGATATGGGGATAAGGCTCGACCGCGTTCTCATCCACGAGGACGTCAACATCCAGCAGTTTCCGGCCAAGGAGCTTCAGAAGCTCGGTGCCATTCCCGACGATTCCATTCTCAGGAACAAGAAGGTCGTCGCCATAACCTTCACCCACGGTCACCTCGACCACATCGGGGCCATCGGCAAGCTCGCGCCCCACTATCCCGACGTGCCCATATACGGAACGCCGTACACAATAAAGCTCGCCAAGAGTGAGGTCAAGAGCGAGCAGTATTTCGAGGTCAAGAACCCGATGTACGAGACCCAGTTCGGTGAGATAGTCCAGGTGAGCGAGAACCTGGCGATAGAGTTCGTGCAGATAACCCATTCGATACCCCAGGCGGCTATGGTCGTCGTCCACACGCCCGAGGGCGCGGTCGTCCACACCGGCGACTTCAAGTTCGACAACAACAATCCCCTCGGCGAGAAGCCCGACTACAAACGTCTCAAGGAGCTCGGTAGGGAGGGCGTCAAGGTTCTCATTCCGGAATCCACGCGCGTCTCCGAGCCGACCAAAACCCCGAGCGAGGCCGTTGCCCAGATGCTTCTGGAGGACTTCTTCCTCTACGAGGGCATGGAGGCGGACGGGCTGATAGCGACCACCTTCGCCAGCCACATCCCCAGGCTCCAGGAGCTCATATGGATAGCCAACAAGATGGGCAGGCAGGCGGTCTTCGTGGGCCGCTCCCTGGCCAAATACACCGGCATCGCCAAGCAGCTCGGGCTGATAAGAATGAAGGGCGCCCGCGCTGTCAGGAGCCCCAACGCCATAAGGAAGGTTCTCGCGGAGGTCTCGGGCGCGAGGGAGAATTACCTTCTCGTGGTCACCGGTCATCAGGGCGAGCCAGGGGCGGTCCTCACGAGGATGGCCAACGGCGAGCTCTACGACATCGGCAAGCGCGACACCGTTGTCTTCTCAGCCGGAACGATACCGAACCCGCTCAACAAGGCCCAGCGCTACGTCCTTGAGACCAAGCTCAAGATGAAAAACGTCAGGATGATAAAGGACCTCCACGTTTCGGGCCACGCCAGCAGGGAAGATCACAGGTACCTCATCAGGATGCTGAACCCGGAGAACATCGTCCCCGCCCACGGTGAGTTCAGGATGCTCACACACTACGCCGAACTGGCCGAGGAGGAGGGATACCTCATAGGCCGGGACGTTTTCGTGTCGCGGAACGGCTACCTGGTCGAGATAAGGTAGGGTAAAACTGATAAAGAGTTGCCCTATTTTTCCTTTAGGTTGCTTTCATCACTCACGGGGTGATATAATGGGGAAGTACGATGAGCTGTTCGCAAGGGTTAAGACCATGGCAAAGGACGTTGATGAGGTCATCTTTGAGCTTATCCCCGGGAAGGAGCCGAGGGCCCTCTACGACGCATCCAGACACTATCCGCTCGCCGGGGGAAAGCGCGTTAGGCCCTTCGTGGTTCTCCGTGCGGCCGAGGCCGTCGGGGGAGACCCGGAGAAGGCGCTCTATCCCGCGGCGGCGGTCGAGTTCATCCACAACTACTCCCTCGTCCACGACGACATAATGGACATGGACGAGCTGAGGCGCGGAAGGCCCACCGTTCACAAGCTCTGGGGCGTGAACATGGCCATTCTGGCAGGGGACCTCCTCTTCAGCAAGGCCTTCGAGGCCATCGCTAGGGCGGAGGTGAGCCCCGAGAAGAAGGCCCGCATTCTTGACGTTCTCGTCAGGACCTCCAACATGCTCTGCGAGGGACAGGCCCTCGACATCGAGTTCGAGACCAGGGAGGAAGTTACGGTCGATGAGTACCTCAAGATGATAAGCGGCAAGACAGGGGCGCTCTTTGAGGGCTCGGCCGAGATAGGCGCGATAGTCGGGACCGACAACGAGGAGTACATAAAGGCCCTTGCCAAGTGGGGAATGAACGTCGGGGTAGCCTTCCAGATATGGGACGACGTGCTCGACTTGATAGCCGATGAAGAAAAGCTTGGAAAACCCGTCGGAAGCGACATAAGGAAGGGCAAGAAGACGCTCATAGTCAGCCACTTCTTCAGCAAAGCCAGCGAAGAGGACAAGGCCGAGTTCCTGAAGGTCTTCGGAAAGTACGCCGGCGACGCCAAGGGCGACGCCCTCATACACGATGAGAAAGTAAAGGAGGAAGTCGCTAAGGCCATTGAACTCCTCAGGAAGTACGGGAGCATAGACTACGCGGCGGAATACGCCAAGAACCTTGTCAGGGAGGCCAACGAAGGCCTGAAGATACTCCCCGAGAGCGAAGCCAGGAAGGATTTGGAGCTGCTCGCCGAGTTCCTCGTCGAGAGGGAGTTCTGATGGGGGAGCTGAGGCTCTCGGATTATTCCTCCGACGTCGTTATTCTCTCTTTTCTGCTACTCGTCGTTTCGGCCCTGGCGGTGCCGTGGCTGGAGGTCTCGATAGGTTCCCCCGGTGATTTCCTTTACCTCCTTGTTCTACCTTGGGTGGTTCTCGTTCCGCTCCACGAAGGGCTGCATGCCCTTGTTGCCAGAGTTTTTGGTGCCAAGGTTCGGTTCGGAATTACCACCTTTGGAAGGCTCATCGTTGC
The window above is part of the Thermococcus sp. JdF3 genome. Proteins encoded here:
- a CDS encoding mevalonate kinase is translated as MRVLASAPAKIILFGEHSVVYGKPAIAAAIDLRTYVWAGFNDRGAIKIEAKDIRVPGLTVSFSEDEIYFESDYGKAAEVLSYVRQAIELVREEADANGKGVTVSITSQIPVGAGLGSSAAVAVATIGAVSKLLGLELTNEEIGKLGHKVELLVQGASSGIDPTVSAIGGFIHYEKGDFEHLPFMELPIVVGYTGSSGSTKELVAMVRRTYEEMPEVIEPVLVAMGKIVEKARDVITSDLDEELRFSRLGRLMNLNHGLLDALGVSTKKLSELVYAARVAGAIGAKITGAGGGGCMYALAPENQSEVATAITIAGGTPMITRISREGLRIEEVLP
- a CDS encoding RNase J family beta-CASP ribonuclease, yielding MIKIYTISGYEEVGKNMTAVGYSNGGREEVVIIDMGIRLDRVLIHEDVNIQQFPAKELQKLGAIPDDSILRNKKVVAITFTHGHLDHIGAIGKLAPHYPDVPIYGTPYTIKLAKSEVKSEQYFEVKNPMYETQFGEIVQVSENLAIEFVQITHSIPQAAMVVVHTPEGAVVHTGDFKFDNNNPLGEKPDYKRLKELGREGVKVLIPESTRVSEPTKTPSEAVAQMLLEDFFLYEGMEADGLIATTFASHIPRLQELIWIANKMGRQAVFVGRSLAKYTGIAKQLGLIRMKGARAVRSPNAIRKVLAEVSGARENYLLVVTGHQGEPGAVLTRMANGELYDIGKRDTVVFSAGTIPNPLNKAQRYVLETKLKMKNVRMIKDLHVSGHASREDHRYLIRMLNPENIVPAHGEFRMLTHYAELAEEEGYLIGRDVFVSRNGYLVEIR
- a CDS encoding MEMO1 family protein produces the protein MAEVRYPAVAGSFYPADDGLIKMLEEFFSNLGGEGSERRITAGVAPHAGYVFSGYTASRTYRAIFEDGLPETFVILGPNHTGLGSPIAVYPAGKWRTPLGDVEVDSEMARAIAKLSGIADLDELAHKYEHSIEVQLPFIQYLSELAGKEVRIVPIALGIQDEEVSEDLGKAVFEASRELGRDVVVVASTDFMHYGPMYGYVPFRARADELPHRIKEWDFRVIRRILDFDVKGMFRELREMSHTMCGPGGVGTAIVYSRLAGALETELLHYTTSFEVSRSTDAIVGYASIVMRR
- a CDS encoding polyprenyl synthetase family protein → MGKYDELFARVKTMAKDVDEVIFELIPGKEPRALYDASRHYPLAGGKRVRPFVVLRAAEAVGGDPEKALYPAAAVEFIHNYSLVHDDIMDMDELRRGRPTVHKLWGVNMAILAGDLLFSKAFEAIARAEVSPEKKARILDVLVRTSNMLCEGQALDIEFETREEVTVDEYLKMISGKTGALFEGSAEIGAIVGTDNEEYIKALAKWGMNVGVAFQIWDDVLDLIADEEKLGKPVGSDIRKGKKTLIVSHFFSKASEEDKAEFLKVFGKYAGDAKGDALIHDEKVKEEVAKAIELLRKYGSIDYAAEYAKNLVREANEGLKILPESEARKDLELLAEFLVEREF
- a CDS encoding pyridoxal-phosphate dependent enzyme — encoded protein: MLVCSHCGKVYPETFRLTCDCGGTLLVERDHVDFFGSLRPHIDMRRYLNFLPVDGDYLPPATPAITPVSALRIGQVSGFLKLEYLQPTGSFKDRGTYVTVAKLREEGITEVVLDSSGNAALSFALYGLASGIRVHGFVSYDTSPGKLSLLQRLGAVMHFVDGDRMAVHRRAVEFAERSGLTYVSHWLNPYFIEGTKTVAFETYEQLGVPDYVLSPVGSGTLFLGLWKGFNELKDMDEIDRLPRLVAVQASGYESLCERSSMKNDTAEGITIPEPPRLHEMKRALKETSGLCVSVDELETIGALNWLKRHGFLVEPTSAVVLAALWKLMESGKIEGGSRVLLPLTGSGLKTVEGI
- a CDS encoding isopentenyl phosphate kinase; its protein translation is MIIVKVGGSVFSNKKGEPENFDHETVRNIAKEIAKFYPRENFIVVHGGGSFGHPEAKKYGIRDGLPEDWGTANFRRIGFTETHQAMLRANAKFIREFVGENLPAFSVSTSSVFITENGEVAYGDLEVVERLLELGFIPVLFGDVSIDLAKGIDILSGDQIITYLAKMLEPDKVIFLMDVDGIYDGKPGEGGLIQSLGRGEIDSLLERLHCTAAGTDVTGGICNKLEEAKKIAEHSEVWFVNGKVPGRLSGAIRGDGFGTRIKG
- the fni gene encoding type 2 isopentenyl-diphosphate Delta-isomerase; translation: MEAFDREELTVIRKFEHIEHCLKRNVQAHVSNGFEDVHFVHMSLPEIDKDEVDLSVEFLGRKFDYPIFIAGMTGGTRGSQLAGKINKTLAKAAQELNIPMGVGSQRAMIRKPETWESYYVRDVAPDVFLVGNLGAPQFAETMPDRYGVDEALKAVETIQADALAIHLNPLQESVQPEGDTQYRGVLNALAELKAEFPYPIIAKETGAGVSMEVAIRLEGIGIDGIDVGGLGGTSWSGVEYYRAKDEMGRNLALRFWDWGIKTAISVAEVRYATDLPIIATGGMRDGITMAKALAMGATFAGVALPLLKPAVKGDVDGVIKVLQRYIEEIRNAMFLVGARNVEELRKVPLVITGFTREWLEQRIDLKDYLRAR